One Actinomycetes bacterium genomic window, TGTCACGCGCCGAGTCGGCCGAGGGTCGATCGAGGGCACCGGTGCGCATCGAAGCGGTGGGCACGGCGCTGCGTGGCCGGCCGAGTTGGGACCAGTTCGACGACCTCACCACGATGGCCTTGCGCGACGCCTCGGCCATGATGTGGGAGCGCACCGACCTCACGCCTGGCGACGTCGACGTGGCGGAGCTGTACGACGGGTTCAGCTTCATCACACTTGCCTGGTTGGAGGCCCTCGGGTTCTGTGCGCACGGCGAGGGAGGTCAGTTCATCGACGGTGGGGAACGCATCGCCCGCGAGGCCTGCGGCTCCTCTGGTGGGGTGGCTCTCAACACCCACGGCGGCCAGCTCTCGGCAGGCCGGCTGCACGGATTCGGATTCCTGCACGAGGCATGCCTGCAGCTCTGGGGCGAGGCGGGCGAGCGCCAGTGCCGCCGCCCGGATGGGGGCACCCCCGAGGTGGGCATCGCCGCGGCCGGCGGTGGTCCGCTGGCATCCTCGTTCCTGCTCACCAGCTGACTGCCCGCGGCCCGCTCCTCAGGTGAGGTCCCAGACCATCTGGCCTTCGGTTTCGCCACACAGGACCTGGTCGGCGGTCTGCTTCTCGATGTGGCCGACGAGCCCCATGTAGGTCCCGTAGCCCACGAGTTCCCGGAGGCGCGGCTCGAAGGTGCGTACGAGGTCGATTGGGAGGCCGAGTTGCTGGTTCTCCTGCTGGCGTACCCAGCCTGCGCAGTAGTTCATCGCGATGCCGATGCGGTCGGCCCCGGTGTCGTTGGCTCCGCCGCCATGCCACATCCGGCCATGCCAGACCAGCACGTCGCCCTTGGACATCTCGGCCGGCACCGTGTCGTACGACTGGCCGAACTCGGGCTTGTCGCCCTTGTGCGACCCGGGCACGATCCGGGTCGCACCGTTGGCGTCGGTGAACTCGGTCAGCGCCCACATGGAGTTGCACACGACCGGCGGTTCCGGCTGCGCAACCGGAAGCACCTGGTCGTCGGAGTGGATCGGCTGCGCCGTCTGGCCGGGCTGGATGCGGATCGAAGACAGGCTCGAGAGGAGGCATCCGGGGCCGAGTACGCCGTCGACCACCTCGAGCAGCCGGGGCTGCACGGGCACGCGCTGCCACATCTCGCCGTGGCGAAGCAGGTTGTAGACGCGAAGCGTGTGTGTGCCCTCGAAGTCGTTGGTGGCGGCCGCCGTGGCGAGCTCGGCCTCCACGCGGGCCAGGTCAGCTGCGTACTCGTCGGCCTGGGCGGCAGTGAGCACGCCTCGAAGCACGGTGTAGCCAACGTCGCGGATCTCCTCGAGGTGCTGCTCTGCGGTCTCAGTCATGCGCTCGGTCGTCTCCGTCGTGTGGGACCGTGATCACGATCTTGCCGGTGTTGGCACCGGTGAACATGGCGTTGAGCGCCTCGACGCCCCGTTCGAGACCCTCGAACCGCTCGGTGCGCACCACGATCTGGCCGGACTCGTGCCAGGCCCTCAGCTCCTCGCCGATCT contains:
- a CDS encoding phytanoyl-CoA dioxygenase, whose product is MTETAEQHLEEIRDVGYTVLRGVLTAAQADEYAADLARVEAELATAAATNDFEGTHTLRVYNLLRHGEMWQRVPVQPRLLEVVDGVLGPGCLLSSLSSIRIQPGQTAQPIHSDDQVLPVAQPEPPVVCNSMWALTEFTDANGATRIVPGSHKGDKPEFGQSYDTVPAEMSKGDVLVWHGRMWHGGGANDTGADRIGIAMNYCAGWVRQQENQQLGLPIDLVRTFEPRLRELVGYGTYMGLVGHIEKQTADQVLCGETEGQMVWDLT